CGTACTATAAGTTCCTGCATCAGCATCTGCCCACCATCGGTGACCTGCCCCTGTTCGAAAGTCACGGCGATCTTCGAAAAGGCGTCGACTTCCTGTTCAGTATCGGCGGTGACGGCACCTTGCTCGACACGGTATGCCTGGTCAAGGATGCGAACATTCCGATCGTCGGTATCAATGCCGGTCGGCTCGGATTCCTTTCGAGCGTTTCGCGCGAAACCCTCCCGTTAGCGATCGAAAGCATCCTGAAAGGTCATTATACCCTCGACGCCCGTACACTGCTCAGACTGGAATCGAACAAGCCCATCTTTGCGGGTGAAAACATCGGACTGAACGAATTCACCCTCCACAAGAAGGAAACTTCGTCCATGATCACGATCCATACGTACCTCAACGGGGAGTACCTCAACTCTTATTGGGCCGACGGGATCATGATTTCCACGCCAACGGGATCCACCGGTTATTCCCTCAGTTGCGGCGGACCGATCATCGTTCCCCAATCCGAAAG
This DNA window, taken from Bacteroidota bacterium, encodes the following:
- a CDS encoding NAD kinase — its product is MHIALYGRPVNLNQVELAEAVFNLLRQAGCTVSMHAPYYKFLHQHLPTIGDLPLFESHGDLRKGVDFLFSIGGDGTLLDTVCLVKDANIPIVGINAGRLGFLSSVSRETLPLAIESILKGHYTLDARTLLRLESNKPIFAGENIGLNEFTLHKKETSSMITIHTYLNGEYLNSYWADGIMISTPTGSTGYSLSCGGPIIVPQSESFVITPIAPHNLNVRPIVVSDKNVISLEVEGRSQHFMATLDSRSVTIDNSYQLAVRKESYAIQLVRLNNENFLNTLRKKLSWGLDTRN